Below is a window of Pirellulales bacterium DNA.
GAGAATACGACAAGCAATCTGCGACGTTGACCAAGGGGTACTACCAGACTCGCTTAGGTCGATTGTTCAAATAGTTTGCCCCTCGGGAACGCATGCTGTTGTGCCATGGTCCGACGTATCTTGCTCTATTTCTGCGCGCTCGTGCTCTTGGGACTGGCCGGTTGTGCGACACATGCCACCCGGCTGGTGCAGACACGCGAGCTGTTTGTCGCTGGGGACGTGCCGGAAGCCACGGCCTCGATCGGCAAGGCACTAAAACGTCCCAAGAATGACGGCGACGTGCTGCGCCTGGAGCAGGCCGTTCTCGACCTGTGTGACGGGCGAACTCACGAAGCCGAACAGACGTTGCGCCAAGTGCGTGACCGATTCGACACCCTGGAGCAGACCAGCCTGGGCAGGTCGGCTCTTTCAATGCTGACTGACGACAACGTGCGCGATTATCCGGGCGAGGATTACGAGAAAGTCCTGGTGCGGGCGTTTCTCGCGCTCTCGAACCTGATGACCGGCGGTGAGGATGCGCAAGCCTACAGCCTGCAAATCACCGACAAGCAGCAGCAGATTATCGCGGCCGGAGAAACCAAGGATGGCGAGAATCCCAAGCTGACCTACAAGCAGGTCGCCTTGGGACCGTACATCAGCGGAATGTTGCGCGAAGAAACGCACTCGAACTACGACGACGTGCAGCGTGCTACGGCCACGGTGGTCAGTTGGCAGCCGGATTTTGCCTTTGCCCAGCTAGACTTCGAACGGGCTCGACATGGCCACCACTCGGCGCCCGGTAACGGGGTGTTGTACGTCTTCGCGCTGACGGGGCTGGGACCCTACAAGGAAGAGACGGTCGAGCTGCCCAGCACCGTGGCACTTCTGATCGCGGATCAGATCCTGAGCGCGACGAACAAATACACGCTGCCGCCGACGATCGCCCCGATCAAGGTTCCGAAAGTGGTCGTACCCGTGAATCAAATTGACCGGGTGCGCGTAGTAGTTGATCAACGGCCGGTCGGAGACACGGCCACGATCACAAATGTGGGGCAATTGGCCATCGAACAATATGCCGCCGTCTATCCGGAGGTGATCGCCAGGGCCGTGGTCCGCCGGGTCATCAAAAAAGGGGTGATCTACGGAACGAAAGAGGCGATGAAGATCGACAAGTATTCGCTGTGGGACATCGGCCTCGACGTGGTGGGCGTGGCGTGGGAGGCCACGGAAGCGGCCGATACGCGCTGCTGGGGGCTACTGCCTGAGAAGATTCAGGTGTTGCGTGTGGAACTGCCGCAGGGCGAGCACGAACTCACGCTGCAGGGGGTTGGGTCAACAATCCCAGGTTCGCCGCGCAGCGAACGCGTCACGATTACCAACGGCCGCAACACGTACGTGTTGGCCAATTTTCCGGATATGGAATTGGTCGGCAAGATTTTGAAGCACGAACGGCGCTAGAACGGGTCCGATTTGCTGATGGCAAATCTGACGATGTCTGCGTGTTGATCGTCAACTGCCGTTGGATTCGGCGCGGCCTAGGCTGTCGTCCTCGACCGCGCCGGAACGATTTACTTCGGCATCGGCAGCACGATCAAGGCATTCTCTGGGAACGACACATCGCCCGGCTTGCCATTCATCTGGTACTGCACCTTGAGAATCTTGGCCGTGCCTGGCACAGGATCGCCACCGAAGCTGTCGTTGTAGCTCTGCGACGGAAGCATGATCAACGGCAGGCTGTCCACGCATTTCTGCAGCGTTTGGGTGACGTCCTTCTGCGTTCCGCCGACGCCGTACTCTGCCTTGACGATATCGACCTTGATCGGGCTCAGGCCGGCGCTGGCAAGTAGCTGGCGTGTTTTAGCACTGTCGCCGCCGACCTTTTTGGCCACGGCCAAGGTCGTCCGAGTGGCGTCGTCGCGCAGTTCGGGCAGTTGCGTGGCCTTGGCCGCGACTTTGAACGTTTCGGCATTGGGATAGCGCTCGATTACGGCGAGAACCAGTTTTTGCTCCTCGGGGCGACCGGCCGCGGCCAGTGCGTTCTGGCACATCTCGGCCCGTTGCCCATCAGGCATCGCGAATTGGCGCGCCAGACGGATGTAGCCGCGCAGCGCGCGAACGCGATACTTGTCGGCCGGCGCCGTTTTGGCTAGATCCAGAAGCACCGGCGCTGCATCGACGTTCATCCATTCGCCCAGCACGCGGCTGCCGGCGTCCTGCAGTTGATCGTTATTGCTCTTCATGGCAGCGCCGATCGTTGCCAACGCCTTGGAGCCTCCCATGGCACCGAGCGTTTCGAGGATGTTCGATTGCGTCGCGATCGATGCTTTCGGCAGCGCGGTGGCCAGGTCCGCCGCGCACGCCTCGCGATCGGGCATCCGCAAACACGCGGCACGCAACGCTCGCTGCGCTACCGGCAGGTCATTGGCATTCTTGGGCTCGTTCACTTGGCTAATCAGCACGGCCAATTCCTTAGGACCGACCGTGGCGCCGAGCGCCGTAAGGGCGGCACTGCGAACCGCATCGTCCTTGCTATCGAGCGCTTTGATCAGCGCGCCAGTGGCGTTAATCCGGCGCTCGCCGACAAGTTCCATCAAGACGATTTGCGTTTTCCCTTCGGCCGCCGGCAGTCGGGCTGCGATGTCCGCGTCGACCTTTTTGTCCTTTAGCGCTGCCACGGCCGACTTGGCCGCCTGCGCGATCTCGGCGTCGTTCTCGGCCGCGACGGCCATCAGCGATTCGAGCGTATAAGCGTCACCCAAACGACCGACGACTTCCAACGCCACGACGCGGATTGCCTTGTCACCACTTTTGGCCGCATTCAGAACCGCGGGCAGGACGACACTATCTCCGCGATCCGCCAAGGCGTAGAGGAGTAGCGCCGCGCGCTCCGGCGATACCTGGGCGAGCTGGCCTGCTAGCGCCTGGGCAACCTCGTTGCCAGGAAGCTCGCGAGCGACGCCAAAAGCCAATTGCATCATGGCTTTGTCCGACGATTTCAATTGTTCGATCAGAAGGGGAATGCCCTCGGACTTCCGTGCCAAAATCGCGCCGCGTGTGGCTTCGAGCTTGCGTGGTTTGGGAACATCAGCTTGGCGCACCTCGTCGTAGACCTCGGCGGCTTCCTTGTTCTTTCCGTCGCGCGTGAGCCGTTCGGCGCACAGGATGCAGCCTTCGGCGACGGCACTACGAACGGGCGCCTTGGCCCCGGCCAGCGATTGTCGCAACGCCTTCGTGGCGGAATCGTTGGCAATGTGTCCCAGCGCGACGGCCGCCGCCGAGGCAGCCTCGGCGTCACCAGCCTTCAAATGGCCCGTTAGCAGATCGACCGCAGCCGCATCACGGCGGACACCAATCGAATTCAGTGTGCCGACCAACAGTTGTCCCTTTACCGTGCCGGCGGCTGCTCGCAGGGCTTCGTCGGCCGCTGGGTCGGGAATCGTCTCGAGCGCGATCCGCGCCCAGGACGACAACTGCTCGTCGGGCAGCAATTTCGCCAGTTCAGGCACGGCTGCTTTGCTGCCGACGGTGGCCAGGGCTTTACAGGCGAGCGCCTTGTCGGCCGGCACGCCAGAACGCAGCACGGAGAGCAATTCCGGTTCTGTTCTTTGTGCCTCAGCAGCAAAGGCCGTGGCACAGGTCAGTGAGATTAGCGCCGCGAGCAATGCTGCGCCGCGCGTGAGGTATTGCTTCGTATCCATGATTTTCGGTCCTGATATATCGTGGGGGCGTGTGAGCTGAAATTTCTTTCGTGGACTGAAAGAGTCGCCTTGTCCGTAGCACGCAGGAATTGAACCGTTGCCTGTTGCATCTAAACCATAGTGCGAGCTTTACAGGCGCCACGGTTCACGCAGTGCCTCGGAACGCAGGCGATTCGCCTGTTCGTCACCGACGAATTGGTTTTTCTGCGGGTCGAACGTGATCTTGCGGTCCAGCGCCAAAGCGATGTTCGACGCGTGGCAGGCGATGTGTGCCGCGCAGGCCGCATCGGCATTTCCCTTCGGCATACTGCGAGTCTTCACGCAATCAAGGAAATCGCGAACGTGGAAAGTCGCGGGGTAGCCGTCGATTTCCGCCACCTTGCGGCCACCGAGCAACTCCGGCGAGCTGAGCACCATCTTGCCGCTGTCGCCGGTCTCGACCCAACCGGTTTCTCCTTCGAAACGAACCGGGCACGAACCCAGTGGGATCCAGCCCGTCTCGCGGAAGATCAATTCAACACCGTCGGCGTAGCGCGCGACGAGTTGTCCATCACGCGGCGGGTTGTATTCGACGGGGACCTTGTCGTCGCCGACAGCCCATTGGCAAAGGTCAACACAGTGCGAGCCCCATTCGAGCACGCCGCCGCCGACCAGCCCGCCCCCCTTTTCGAAATTGAAACCGTCGAGCAGTTTCTCATTGAAGGGGCGCCACGCTGCGGGGCCTAGATACATGTTCCAGTCGACGACCTCCTTGGCAGGCTCTTGTTCGGCGGGAAGCCAGCCGCTGACCATGGCCTTCATGCCGGCCGGATGAGCGTAGACCTTGGTGAGCTTGCCGAGCTTACCGGTGCGGGCCAATTCGCAAGCGAAAGCGAAATGGGGCAGGTTGCGGCGTTGCGTGCCCGCTTGAAAGACACGGCCGGTGCGGCGCATCGTGTCTTTCAGGATCAAGCTCTGTTCGATGTTCTTCGTACACGGCTTCTCGCAGTACATGTCTTTGCCGGCCTTGGCGGCGTACATAGCGGCCGTGGCGTGCCAGTTCGGACCAGTGGCGATCAGCACGGCGTCGATGTCGTTGCGATCCAGCAACTCGCGAAAGTCGCGGTACATGCCGCAGTCCTGATTGCCGTACTTGTCGTCGGCGATTTTCTTCACGGCGTTGCGGCGCGCGGCCTTCACGTCGCAGACGGCCACGAACTGAACGTCCTTCTGTTCCAGAAAACAGCCCAGGTCATAGGTGCCGCGGTTGCCGATGCCGATGCCGCCCACGACGATGCGCTCGCTCGGAGCCACGGCGCCATCCCGGCCCAGGGCTGAGCTGGGAATGATCTGCGGCGCCGCGATCAGGGCGGCGCCGGTCGACAGAGCGGTCTTCAAGAAACGACGGCGATTGGACGTGGATGCCTTTTTCGACACGCGTGCTCTCCTAGTCATCTCGGTCGATTGATACGTGGGGGCGTGGGGCGGCCGGCCAGGGGCCGGTCCGCAATCTCACAGCATATCGAGCCGGCGGGCATATCTCCACCATTTTGAAGCAAGGCGGGATCCAGAAGTTGCACCCGACGGACCAATCTTCTTTGATAGCGACGAAGATTCCCTTGCCGCATAATGTCCGCAGCGGCGAAGGGGCGCGAGGTTTCTGAAGCTCCGCAGATTTTAAATCGTTCGGAGGGGCTTTCGTCGCCGGAACGGACCACTTAACCCCCTGTCGAGAAGCGATGATGAGAAGAGTCCGACGATCCTGGCCGTATTTGATCGCGTGCTTTGTCGCGTCCCTTGCCGCCACAGTGGCGGCGGGAGGCGAGGAACCAGCTCGCACCGAGTATGAAATCTTGCGCCAGATGCCGCGCGAGATGCTGGCGCAGATGATGCCCCCGAAAACCGGAACGATTGTCATGGGACGCGGGGGCTGCCGCTACCTGACGGCGGCCGTGGCGCTGGGGGACGAAGAGCGCGCCGACGACGCCTGGAAGTCGATCATGGCCACGTTCGCCACGCAGGTCGAGGATGGCGGCTTTGCCGGCGGCGGCAAGCCGGCGGACCTACCGATTACGGTCTACGCGATCCGCGTCGAAAACGTCTACTTCTTTCTGCAGGAGTTGGGCCGAGCGATACTCATGCTGCAGGACTCGCCCCTCGAGGCAAAGTTCCATAAGCGAGTCGCTGATCTAATGCCGGCCATGCGCCGCGCGTGTACCTTCATCCAAAAGGGATATCCGACGATCCTTCCCAAGGTTGGTCACACGGCCAATCGGTTGGTGATCGCGGCCAAGGCATTCGGGCTGTGCGGCATCGTGCTCGACGATAACCAGTTGAAGGAGATGTCTCGTCAACTGGTCAAGGTTGCCCTGGAGCGGCGCGACGCCGAGGGGGTCTTTATCGAGCGCGGCGGACGCGATTCGAGCTACAACGCCGTGGTGATTCTGATGGGGCAACACCTGACTTTGCATCTGCCCAACGCCGAGCTAGATGCCGCGATCGCGCAAGCCATGAAATGGCAACGCACGCGCATCAAGCCCACCGGGGAAATCGAGATCGAAGGAAACACTCGCACCGGAACAGGCAAGGAACTGGCCGGTTCGGGCGAGCCGAAGAAAGTGAACTACCGCGAGGTGGCCGAAGCCCTGTGGTACTACGGTGTGCTACACGATGAACCGGAAACCAGGCACCTGGCCGAGCAGGTACACTGGTGGGACGTCAATCGCCGTTAAGAGCAGCGGCGCGAATTGGCTGGTTAGCAATTCGCGGGCGGCTAGTTCCCGACCGGTGTCGAGGTGCTCAACCCTTGAAACACCGTGAAGTTGAACGGCACCACCCCGTACAGGCCGCGCGTGAAGATCAGGCTGATTGCGTCGTCGACGACCAAGATGGCGCGCTTCGGCACAACCACGACGTCTGAATCACGCAGCCAGATTTCGTCGGCGGGGCAAGGGGAGTGACCGAAGAGTGCCTTGCACACGGTCAACTGCGTGGCCATCAGGTTCCAGCACTCGTCGCGACGGAACACGACAACGTGATTCACATTGCCGCCGACGTTCCACCCGCCGGCCAGGGCGATCGACTGCATGAGCGTCGTGGGGCCGGTCAGTTCATAACGGCCGGGCAGCTTCACTTCGCCAACGACGAACACGTAACGCGGCGCGCGTTCGAGCAATATCGGCGTGACTTCGAATCCTTGCACGAGCTGCGTATAGCGGACGTCGATTTCTCGCTTCAACTCGTTGAGGGTCAACCCCTGCGTCGGTATCGAACCGAGGCCCGGCAGTTGGATCGTGCCATCCGGCGTGACGCGTGCTTCGCGCTGCTGACCGCCTTGCCCCTGACGAGCATCGACCGTGGATCGTAGCTCTTCCAGTCGTGTATTGAACTTGACCGGCGTGATCGTGATCGATGGGTCCTGAATGTATTTCTTGTAGCGCTGGTCGAGATCCTGACGAACCTCGTCGACGGTTCGGCCAGCCACGCGAACCTGGCCCAACAGACGTAGCGTAACAGTGCCGTCAGGCTGAATGATGACGGTACGTTCGACGTCACTGCTCGTTATCGATTCGACATGCACCTCATCGCCGACGGTCAGTTGATAGGCTGTGGTACTGGGGATGGTCGTCAGGCGGAAGACCAGCGACAAACGATCGCCCACGCGCAGCCGATATTCCGGTACGTGGCGCATGCGCGCCGGGCCGATGTATTCGCCTTGTGCGAAGACCTGCCAGGGAATTGGCCTGACGTCCTGCCACGTTTGGTTGTTGCATGCGCCGCCGTTGCCGCAATGCACACCGCAGCGCCACGGCGAAGGCATCGGGCACATTCCCTCGACCACGCCCGGCCCAACTGGCAAGTTGGCGAACTCCTCGCGGGAGTTTCCTTCGTAAATCGGTCCGGTCAGCGCGTCGGCAGCGGGGCCGTTCGGCAAGGGGCTGGGAGATGGAGTGCCCAGCAGGTCCGGCGAAACGGTTTCACCCTCGTTGGCTGCGGCGATAATCGCGCGGCGCGGCTGCTGGCTCCAGGCCGCCTCGCCATGACCGAACAACCAGGCGGTTGCGACGATGGCGAGTGATAGCCGGCGAACGTTCCGGTGAATGAATTGCCTTGCGATGCTCACGGGCGGGGCCGTTTCTCTTGGATGGATTTTGCCGGACTTCCGAAGTGCGTGGTACCAGCCAGTACCGCCACCGATCGGGTATCAGAACTAGAAATCGACCGACCTGTTTGGCCCCATGAGAAGTCCCCATAGAACCGGCACAGCTTCAACAGTGACACCCGCTGGTCCCGGTAAAAGTCGCGCAATTTAGCCAAATTATCTCGGGTCGGGGGGTGGAGACTGCGGAATCCAATTGTCTCGGGTGGGCTCGCCTTTGTACTCCGGGCGCAATCGCAACGGGTGCATGACTCGATTTCGTCAAGTACCTTGGAGCCAATGCACGCGCGTCCGACGTCTGCGGGGTGCAGGTTCGATCATCGGTAGCGGCCTAAGGACGGGAGTGGATCCCTTTACTTGGATCGGGCAGCCTGCGGACATTCTGTTCTTGGAGAAATGTCATGTCTTCCGAACCGCAAAGCGACGTCAACTTCAATCCAAGCAGCAGCACTCCACCAGTTCATGGCGGCGCAGGTCGCGACGCTGTCGAGCAGGAAAGACTCGACACTCAAACTGCATCTTCGGAATCGATTTGGGCAAAAGCGAAGGAGCGATTCTCCGGCGTCTCTTCCCAAGTCACGAATGCCGGCACATTGGCCGCCGCCAAAGCTGCGCAAATTGGGACACCAGTTATCGCAAAGGCTGTCGCGGTAGGGACACAAACATATGGAGTCACTATTGAGACAGCGCGCGGTGCCCTCGAATCCGGCAGGCAAGTTTACGAAGACTCGAAACTTGAATCAGCCGTAAACTTTATCGACGGTGAGCTTGAACAGCGCGGCGCGAAGCAGGCTTTTGTGAGTACGGCCGGAGCGGTCGTAGACAAGCTCGACCAAGTGACGGGTAAGCGTCTGCTCGAGCTTCTCGAGGAAAGGCTTCGCAGGCAGGATGCCTATAACGACATTTTGGCGACCCGCTTGGCCGAAGCGTTGGAACGAATCGCGAAACTTGAAGCTCGAACCGGCGATGCTTGAAATGAATATCGATCAATTCGTGACACAGTTCTCCGGGGAATCGAAGGGGATCGACGACGTTTTAAGACAATGGCAATTTGATGAACTCGACGAACTAGTAGGCACCTTACAGTCGCAGCATGATCAATTCGTGGGGGCAGCCGTTATTGTCGGAGATGCGGTCTACGGCGGAACGCTACTTGATCAAATCTCTCCAGAGCTGCAGCAGGCATTCGTTAATCTGATGGGTAAAAGGGCTGACACCTATTCAGCAATGCGCAAAATCCTGCTCGATCACTCTTGCCATGGAGACGGCGCCTTCCGTGCATTCGACGATCCGCACGTCGTCGGCTTTGTCAACAAAATCAAAGGGCAAATCGGCGAAAACCTGTTCCAGCATCATGTTGGCAGCGCGGCAATACTGGCAGAGTCGGGCAGCCAAGAAGCTTGGGACGTTGCTGTGAAGCAGGCCGATGGATTGCATCACTATGTCCAGGTCAAGCTATATGCTGACCCGCACAAAGTTGTACGGCACATGGTTAAGGTGCATCAAAGAGTGTTAGACGGAGGCTTAGCAGGAGTAGATCAAGAAACCGTGAGCCACGTCTATTTTGCTGTGCCTGAGAACATCAAGGATGACGTTCAGCGCCTTGTTGCAGGCCACGACGGGCTATCCGATATGCTGTACGACAAGACGATCCCAATAAGCGCGCATGATGCTGCGGGATTAGTTTCCGAAGGCATTAGCAATGTTGGTCCTGATCAGTTAAGCCATTTTTTTTACGAGCTGTTGGGTGGCGCTGTCGCGGCTGGCTCTCTCCACACGGTTGTGAACGGATTTCTCTGGTATAAGGGGTCCAAGGATTTCTCTGCTGCCTTCGCGGACGCCATGGCCAGCACGGCGATCAGTACCTCAGGAATTGCCATGGGGCTCATCGCAGAGACTTTGTGCAACTCCGTCATCTTCTCGGGCGCCGTCGGGGTTGGAGGTCGATTTTTCCTTGGCCGGATGGCGAAGTCGCGTTGGAGTTTTGCGGAGTTCTTAGAGGCGTCGACAGACCGTTGTCTGAAGGCAGGTTTGGCCGTCAACCGCTTCAATAACGGTCCCTGTCTCAGCGGTTAGGCGCAATAAAAAAACCCGCGAGGGTTGCTCGCGGGCTTTTCAATTTGGTGCCTCGCAGGTCGCTGCCGGTTATCGGCTGGCCACGACCGTGGGGGCCGAAGGATCGAAGGGTTGGCTGCTGGCCCCATCGGTTCGTACCGCGGTGAAGTGTACCGCGGCGTCGGCGGCGACGTTCAGCGTGGGTACCTTGGCGATAATCGCGTTGGGGGTCCAGGCCGACGCTTCCAGCCCGAGTTGTACACCGTTCACGTCCAGAGCAAGGCGACCAGCGTCGCTGCCGAAGCCATCGCCTCGCACCAGGATCTGTCCGTCAGAGCCTTGCAGCGGTTCGACCGAGGAGATCATCGGGGTGCCGCTGGCGGCCACCGGCGAGTTGATCGCGGCCGGAATCGTTTGCGAAACGGGAGCTTGCACGTACTGCGGGGCCGGGGCTTCGACATACTGCGGAGCCGATTCGACGTAGGCCGGAGCCGAGTAGCCACCGCCATATCCTCCGCCGTATCCACCACCGAAGCCGCCGCCACTGGCCAACGCTCCGATGACGGTAGGCAGCAGTCCGCCACCACCGAAGCTGTTGAAGTTGGTGTTACCACCGTTGCCCGGGAAGCCACCGTTCATCCCACCGTTTCCGTTGCCGGCAATGCCTCCAACGCCGCCGTTCCCCGCGTTCCCAACAGTTCCACCATTGCCGGCCGCTCCACCGTTTCCGGCGATGCCACCGGTCCCGGCGTTCCCTACTCCGGCGTTACCTGCGTTGCCGGCCACACCGCCGTTGCCAGGATTTCCGGCGACTCCGCCGATGTTGCCCACGGGATTCGCGTTACCTGCCGCTCCGCCGGTGCCACCCGCAGGGGCCGGATTACCTGCTACGCCGCCGGCTTGGGTCTGTGTTTGTTGAATGCCGGTGTTGACCTGATTTTGGAGCTGCGTGCCCGTGGCAGTGGCTTGAGTCGTGTCGATGCCCAGGTCATGGGCGTTCTTCTTGGAGCCGTTGTTCGCCAATTGGGTGCCGGTCGTGCCGTTCTTGCCTAAGGCG
It encodes the following:
- a CDS encoding PBS lyase gives rise to the protein MDTKQYLTRGAALLAALISLTCATAFAAEAQRTEPELLSVLRSGVPADKALACKALATVGSKAAVPELAKLLPDEQLSSWARIALETIPDPAADEALRAAAGTVKGQLLVGTLNSIGVRRDAAAVDLLTGHLKAGDAEAASAAAVALGHIANDSATKALRQSLAGAKAPVRSAVAEGCILCAERLTRDGKNKEAAEVYDEVRQADVPKPRKLEATRGAILARKSEGIPLLIEQLKSSDKAMMQLAFGVARELPGNEVAQALAGQLAQVSPERAALLLYALADRGDSVVLPAVLNAAKSGDKAIRVVALEVVGRLGDAYTLESLMAVAAENDAEIAQAAKSAVAALKDKKVDADIAARLPAAEGKTQIVLMELVGERRINATGALIKALDSKDDAVRSAALTALGATVGPKELAVLISQVNEPKNANDLPVAQRALRAACLRMPDREACAADLATALPKASIATQSNILETLGAMGGSKALATIGAAMKSNNDQLQDAGSRVLGEWMNVDAAPVLLDLAKTAPADKYRVRALRGYIRLARQFAMPDGQRAEMCQNALAAAGRPEEQKLVLAVIERYPNAETFKVAAKATQLPELRDDATRTTLAVAKKVGGDSAKTRQLLASAGLSPIKVDIVKAEYGVGGTQKDVTQTLQKCVDSLPLIMLPSQSYNDSFGGDPVPGTAKILKVQYQMNGKPGDVSFPENALIVLPMPK
- a CDS encoding polysaccharide biosynthesis/export family protein, whose protein sequence is MSIARQFIHRNVRRLSLAIVATAWLFGHGEAAWSQQPRRAIIAAANEGETVSPDLLGTPSPSPLPNGPAADALTGPIYEGNSREEFANLPVGPGVVEGMCPMPSPWRCGVHCGNGGACNNQTWQDVRPIPWQVFAQGEYIGPARMRHVPEYRLRVGDRLSLVFRLTTIPSTTAYQLTVGDEVHVESITSSDVERTVIIQPDGTVTLRLLGQVRVAGRTVDEVRQDLDQRYKKYIQDPSITITPVKFNTRLEELRSTVDARQGQGGQQREARVTPDGTIQLPGLGSIPTQGLTLNELKREIDVRYTQLVQGFEVTPILLERAPRYVFVVGEVKLPGRYELTGPTTLMQSIALAGGWNVGGNVNHVVVFRRDECWNLMATQLTVCKALFGHSPCPADEIWLRDSDVVVVPKRAILVVDDAISLIFTRGLYGVVPFNFTVFQGLSTSTPVGN
- a CDS encoding Gfo/Idh/MocA family oxidoreductase — its product is MSKKASTSNRRRFLKTALSTGAALIAAPQIIPSSALGRDGAVAPSERIVVGGIGIGNRGTYDLGCFLEQKDVQFVAVCDVKAARRNAVKKIADDKYGNQDCGMYRDFRELLDRNDIDAVLIATGPNWHATAAMYAAKAGKDMYCEKPCTKNIEQSLILKDTMRRTGRVFQAGTQRRNLPHFAFACELARTGKLGKLTKVYAHPAGMKAMVSGWLPAEQEPAKEVVDWNMYLGPAAWRPFNEKLLDGFNFEKGGGLVGGGVLEWGSHCVDLCQWAVGDDKVPVEYNPPRDGQLVARYADGVELIFRETGWIPLGSCPVRFEGETGWVETGDSGKMVLSSPELLGGRKVAEIDGYPATFHVRDFLDCVKTRSMPKGNADAACAAHIACHASNIALALDRKITFDPQKNQFVGDEQANRLRSEALREPWRL